The Candidatus Nanoarchaeia archaeon genome includes the window TCTCTGGCCCAGAAGCGGACTTCATAACGTCCTGGCCCTCTGAACTGAAGGTTGGGGGATCGGTCAAACCATACGGTTTTAGGCGTTTGTGTAGTTGTAGTTGCCTGCCTGATTCTCTCATTAAGGTTTATAACATCTCTTGGATCTGCCGGAGTGTTTCCTGATGTAAACACAGCCCAGCGGTATCCTTTTGCTGCATCAGCTGGCTCGCTCCTTCCATGTACAGTAATGCCATCGTTTCTTTGAATCCTTACAGTTCTGCCGTCCCGGTGCGATGTGATGATTGCTCTTAGAGGCTGGCTTGCAGGAGATATCACTCCTTCTATACTTCCATCTTCCGTATCTTGTGAGGCAGGCGCGGCAATTGCAGCTTCCTCAACAACAATACTGATGCTTTTTGAGGCAGTATCCCTTCCGTCAAAAGCTCGTATCTCTACACTATATGTCCCTGTGTTTGACGGAGTCCAGGAAAATTCTCCTGTACTTCGATCAATCCTTGCATTTTCAGGGCCTGAGATTCCGTAGGTAACCACGTCATTATCCGGATCGCTGGCGCTTATTGTAAATGTAATCTGGGCGTTCGGTCTGCCTGAAATCTGGCCGTGAACAGCTTCCCTCCCATTGAATGATCTCTCATTGAACTCAGGAGCTGCATTTGAAAACACCGGAGGATTTTCACTTGTGTACTCTGCTGTTACCCTGTTGCTGGCCTCTACATAGAATAGTGCAGGCTCGCTCCATACTTCATTTGCATCCTTCACTGAAAATCTGACCTCATAGCTGCCAGCCCGCCTGAAGATTAGCGTAGGCCTGTAATCAAACCATACCGGCAGCGGAGTTCCATCGCTGACTTGCTGCATTGCTGAACTGAGGGCTCCTACATCCCGCAGGCTTGCGCGGCCTCCTCCTCGGTTAAAGATTTCCCAGCGATAGCCTCTTACTGCATCCAAAGGCTCGCCTCTTCCCTGCACGATAAACGCAGTTCCGGCAAACACAGTTACAGTACTCCTTTCAGCATGGGAGATAAGGCTCGCACGTAGTTCCTGGCTTGGAGTCTGCCGCGACATCTCCTCCGTTGCAGCAGCTTGCGGTGGCTTTTCCCCGCAGCACTTCCTCGTTGAAAGCGCTCCGCAGCTGTACTGGTATTCATACTCATTGGAAGTGCACGCTGTCGAACTGCACCGGTATGCAAGATTCCTGGTAATGCCTTGCCGCTCGCATTCAGTTATTGCCTCCTGGATATTAAGAGAAGCCACACTGATCAGTTTCTGGTTTACCTGAGTGGAGGTTGGAACCAGAGCAAAGCCATAACGGTTTGCTATCCGCGTTACATCTATGCTATAGGCAGCAGGAGAATTACGATCAAGAGTTGCAGTTACTTTATCGCTCCCAAAGGGTATAAACGGTTTGATAGTATCCGCTGTAAGCCTGCTTGGCCTTCCTGTCAAAGGATAGATATCAACACCCATTGGACTACCAGAGAAAACATCAATGACTCTGAGTTCAAGAGAAATCCTGTTGAACTCAGGAATCTGGTCAAAGAACACCAAGCCAATGCATCTTTTTCCCTGACCATTCATGCAGAGATTGGCATTATTAGTCCGGGTGAACTCTGACTGAGGGCTTGCCTCAAAGACATATGCAAGCGTTGCCTGCTCTTCAGCTGCTAGAACATGCGCAGCCAGCACCAAAAAGAAGATAGCATATATTCCGATTTTTGTTTTCATCCTTAAATCACCTCAACAGTTAGATGGACTTGGTTATACTCGGTAGATTCAACGATGTTACAAGTCTGTGCTCCTCTACTATCAACTGGCGTGCATATCTCCATCTGCACAACACACGTTCCTTTATCCATTGCTGCTCCAGGCTCTATTGTTACAGGCGAAACAAAAACTTCTTTTGGAGGAATTGTGATAACAGAGTTATAAGACCCAATCCTTAAATCATCGCAAGCATTGGCCCCAATAGAACTCTTCTCATTGCTCTTTATCAGATAGCCTATAGGTGCATCACCCTTATTCTGAAACCCTAGCCAAACCTGCTCCTTCTCTCCAGCCTTAACCTTAATCACAGGCCTGTTAAACTCGATATTCTTTCCAGACTCCTTTATCTGCTCCAGAACCTCTTTTTCTACAGCATCAGATGCCCTTTCAAACTGCTTCTCCCCCGAGCTAAAAAGATTCCTCATGAATCCCAGTCCCAGGCCAAGCATCGTAATAGCCAATATCAAAACAACAATAGCATTGATTGACAGTTGCAGGGATGCTTTTTTCATCGGTTTCGCTGATTTGGTAAAAGGCGCATCAACCCTCCATTTTTAGAGTATTTAAACATTTAGATTCTAAAAGCAAGCATAATAACCACTCCTTAGTAACGAAACATTTATAAAGGGGTAGTTCCTACCAGCTCTGGAGAATCAGCCATGGCTTTAGAAAAAACAGCAAACCCCCAAATCCGGGAATACAACGCTCTTTTTAAGGATCTCGTTTCAAAGAATGGCTGGAAAACCGATAATATCTATCACTTTGATCGAGGCTCTTGGAATGTATTTATGGACGCAACAAAAAAACTTGCCCCTCAATTGAAGGGAACCTACCTCTATCTTGCGTTTGCTGCAAATAAACTCTTCAGATATGCACAGGCAGTGCATGAATTCTCAGAGAGGGGCCTTGAAGCAGGCCCATCCTTTCTTGAGAAGCTGATAGGGTATCCAGCAGAACAACTGTGGCGCTTTAATCCTGAAGAGGCAGTCCTCAATGCAGGAATTGTGCAGAGCCCGCTTACAAATGTGCAGAAGGCGCTTGATTATATTATCCCGTTCCTTGAGGATGAAGTATTTGATTATGAGCCGCCTCTATTTCGGGATCGAAGGCATGAGGAAAAAGGAAATGATTTCTTCTCATTTAACTCAAAGACCGGATGGATCCAATACGCTGTCCCCCCCTTTACTCAATCAAACTCGCAGCAGGCATTAATTAGCTTTGGGCAGCAATTCGTGGTTAGCCAAGACGTCAAAGCAAAGGAATGCCCAGACGTTCCACAATCCCTGCTTCCCTTTGCGTCGCAGCAATTGGGATTATTTGCAAATCCAGCATCAGATCCCGATTATTTTGAGAGTGAGATCCTCATTGCAGGCCTTGAGATAGGATCTCCCCCCATGTTCAACATTAACGTTTCTCCAGGCGATGCATTTGCAAATCTAGCCAGAAACTATCAAAGGATACTGCAGTCTTTGGATATGCAACAATTACCTTCCAGCAAAACCGTTAAGGAATACGTTGAGAATTCAAAAGGCATTCTGGAGGCAAGCAAGCTTAAAGATGCCATCAGAAAAAGATTAACTGCTAAGAACAATTAACCTCCGCCTCTTAGTAGGTTAAGCAAATGCAATAGCTTTTTTTTGTCATTTGGGTCTGTAAGGCCTAAACGTGTCGTAGATGGAGGCTCAGGGCTACTCGAAACCTGAGATGCTGGAACATTTGGTCTATCGCCAAGATGATAACGATTTGCCCTTATTTCCCTTTCTGCGCCCCTCTGAGAAATAGTCCTTGGACCCGGGGTTGTGGGGCATCCTATGTTATGCACCAAAGCGCCATTCGCAAAGTAATTATGATCCCCCTTCACTTCAAGGTTATACGTCCTTACCTTTTCGTTAACTGTCTCAATATCAGTAACCTCAGTTGGAACAAGACTGCCGTTTTCAAGAACAAAGATTGTATCCCCGGGAGCTAGCAATTCAGCCGGCGTATATCCCTTTCCTGTAAAGAACAAATGATCCCCTGTAGTCTCGATCTGCTGGTTGCCATACTGCAGAATCAAATAAGAATTCCCCATCCCTCTAATAACCTCTGTCACAACGTTCTTGTTTTCCTGCTCTTGTGAAATAGAATAAGATTGAATAATATCCCCAGCCCGCAGCTCTTCAATAGCCTTCTTCCCTTCAGAAGTCTCTACCTCAGTTCCAGCCAAGAAACTGCTGCAGCCAGCAAATGCGGGCCTGCGATTGAAAAAGTCCCCGGGTAATTCTCTAAAACTTCTGCCGAGATTCCTCATCGCACCCGAACCCCTCTCAGCCAGGTTCCTCACAAACGCCTTCGCTCCCTGCTTATACAGCGAAGAAACAGAACTTACTCCTCTGCCTGCTCCTCCGGTTACCAGACCTCCAGGACCGGAGAAAAGATTTCCCAAATAATCAGCATAATTCCAGAATCCGTCGTCGCTTTGGAACTTAAAATAAGCATCTTCCACATCACGATACCATTCATCCCACTTCCAGGGAAGCATCTTTCCAGTATCATATACTACTCCCTCAGCAATAGACAGCGCAATGTCAACCACCCAACTCTCGCATTTTTGAATTGTAGTCCAGGATTGGTATCCGATCACCTCTTTATTACAGGGGTTATAGTGTTCGAAAGGCGTTAGGTAATCGATTTCCTTTCCATGCTCATCAGTGCATTCTACACGGCAGCCTGGCTCCAGCATGACCTCATAAGGGGGGAATTCTTCAATAGAATCATCTCCAAACTCAGTATCAACATACTGCACACAGCAAATAAGCTGCTGGGCAGGAGACCAGCCAGGAATCATCTCTCCTCCCAATTCTCCGCATTGGAATTTTCTGCCAAGGCCCATGATGCGCAATTGGCCATCATAATCATTGAATCTTCCGCGATACTCTGTGCAATGGTCCTCGCAAACCGGAAGGCCTGGATCCTGGCCCAAACAATCAGGACTGCCTGCGACAGCTGCCCCTGTGATGGCTAGCCCAGACCCAATCCAGTCCCCTGATAATCCGCTGCCAGCATCCTTCAGCTCTATCGCTCCGACAGACCCCAGCAATCCATCCAAGAAATCATCCGCAGCAATCTGGTCCCTTTGCGGAACAAGAGCCTCTATCTCATCAGGGTGGTCTATAGCGCTAATCTCTCCGGTTTCATCTCTGGTTGCATAACTCTCCAACTCATCAATATAATCCTGATCAACGATTGAGTCATCAGGATACCTGATCGATCTCAGCTTATGAGGTGGCCCATAAGAAAATACATACTCATTGCCATTATCATCTACTCTGGTAATCTCCCCAAGCGCACTAAACTCCATCACTGCTGCAGAGCCATCCCTCCTGTCAGTAGAATCTATCCTGATGAGGGTATGATCCTCATCATACGTATAATCAACGGTTGCAAAAACAGCGCTTCCATCTGAAGACTCTGTTTGCCGAATCCCCCAAGGATAATAGGTATGCCTTACTTCTACATTGAAAACCCCCTCCCGAAGTTTAGTAATCCGTATTGGCCTGTCAATGCTATCCCATTCAAGGGCATATTCGTCGCCCCTTCTGTCAACCACATGTATAATCCTCCCAACACCATCATAAGAGACAGCGTATCCGTCATAGTAGCTCACAGTATCCCCATCATACCGAATATCCCTTAGCCTTCCTCTGTCAGTCACAGAATCCAGTTGGTTATTAGCATACCTGCTTGCCAGCGTATCTGACCCATCATCATAATACACCAACCTGCCTGCATCATCACGCTCCATCTGAACGCTGCGTCTCACTTCTCCATCCACAATATACTCTGCAGCAGAAACCTCCCCAAACAGATCGTATTCAAGCATAATCTCGCTCACCAATTCGCCGTTGCTGAACGTCTTGTCCGAAACAACCTGGCCAATAAGGTTGAATGTTAACACTTTTCTGATGCTTTCTCTCGTAACAGTCAACGTATGACTCGGCCTGTCGAGATCATAAGCAACACTATACTCTTCAGAGCCCCCGTAGGATCTTCTCTGAACCTCGCCATACGCACCCAGGCTTTCAATAATAGTATACCCTGTTGGCAGCGTCAATGTGCGGGAATCTAATGTTCTAGACATCTGATAAGCGCTATCGCCCCTCCCAACAGACTCAGGATCCTTAAACATGTCATCTGAATACTCCATAGAGTATGCAGTGGACTCTAAATACAAGACCTCTGGCTCATAATCCCTCGTGCCTTCTGATGATCCTATGCTGGCTGCATGAAGAAGCCCATCCGGCCCAATATCTGCCTGATAGGTATACCGAAGCCGGAATCCCGGCTGGTAAGGAACAGAAAGCCGGAGCACATCTCCTGTGCCTTCAAAATAGACATCAGTTGCTCGCTCAGAGTTATCGTTAATAGACTCTTCTACACGCATATGCACAGGATCCGAATCAAAGTCATACGCATAGCTGGTATGGCTTGATGCAGATTGAACAGAAGTTGAAAAACCAAACTCATCATACTGGAATGAGCTCTCCACAGGGTAGTCTGTAGAAAGGAGCTGATTGAGGGGGTCATACGTATCAGAAATAAGAAGGTCCCCCCCATACCTTGATGCTGAAGGAAAAACTGCTTCTTGCTCATGTGCTTGCTCGTATACAAAGGATAACGATCTTGATGCAGTTGCTGCCCCATCCTGCTCATAAGAAACTCTCTGCTCAATCTCTCTCAGTTTATCATCATATCTGTACCCATAAACAATCCATCTCTCGCAGATGCCATCAGATGCCTCCGATGCATCGGCACAGGTTCTTATTTCTTCAATAAGATGATTGGGAGTATAAGCATACTCCTCCAGATAAAGCAGCGCTCCGCTGCCGCCATCCTCTTCCAGATATCTCTCAATAAGCAGTGTTCCAGGATCATACTCCAAAGAAACAATAATGTCGTCATCGGCAGCATCCTCAAAACCCGACTGCAGGATTCGCTGCGGCTTTCCTTTAAAGAAATCACTGTACTCGGTTGAGATCGCCAGAACGCCTTCCTGGTGCCGCTCAGACACAAGATTTTGATAATAAGGATCGCCCTCATGGCTGATATCATACTCAAATGAGAACCTTGATAATTCGCTTCCATCCTCCTTAGAGAAGATCTGTTCTTTAAGTAACCCTTTCCTTTCAGTGTCTGCGCCAAAGACGTAGGTAATAGAGCCCCTCCCCCGCTCTCGTACTCGTGTCGAAAAAACCAAATCGCCGGAGCTATACGAAATCAGGTACGCAGCAGGATGGACACCATTGAATACTGTTACCCCAGAAACTCTATCGCCCGTATAAAAGAAGGAAGCCGTTCCGCCAAACTCGTTTGTTATCTGTGCCAGCCTGCCGTCTCCGTAATACCCGAAACTCAGCAGAGTTCTCCGTTGATCTCCTTCCAAACTCACCTGATCCACGCCTGCCAGCATTCTGTTATATTGAAACTCATATCTTCTAACCACAGCTCCATTAGGGTCCGTCAATTCTACAGCATCGAGCACAGAGAAAGGAAATCCAGCGCCGTCCCTCAACACAGTTGTCCTGTACGAAAACACAGCAGCCCTCCCTACTTCATCAGTAATCCTCTTGAGATAAGAAATCTCTGCCTGATACCTCTGTTCATCCTTGTTTTCCAATGCATACACCTTATCCTCATACTCATAAGCAACTGCATTATTCCCAAACCGCATCTCGCTGATGTCCCACCTTCTCAGCTCTCCAACTGTTGTTTGATGGGCGAGGACGTATCTATGCCCATTGGTGAACTCAATAGACCAGGATCTCCCATCAAATCGTATTCTTGTATTCGGGTCATTATACATATAATAAATTCCGTCCTGTCCAATCAACTGAAAATGATCTCCATCAAGGAAAAGAATGAATTGGCCAGGCTCATTTTCAATCATAAACGGCTTGTTAATAATCCAATCTCCCCCCATCTCAGATGGCAATTTGAGGTTTTTCCTGCTGTAAAACAAATCAAGGCTCAGGTTAAACGTAATTCCCTCTATTGAAAAGACATTCTCAGCCCTCTCCAACGCCCCCAAAAAGAGATTTACCCCCTCAAGAGCATCATCGCCATATGTCGCCTCCAAACCCAAACCGCAGCTCTCTGGAACGCATCCCTGGAGAGGAACAAGCGGATTCTCCAAATGCCCGACCCGAATCAGATTCTCAGAATCCCTGCTCATTCCCCCATTTCCCTGCCTCACAGTAAACATAAATTCAGGCCTTCCCTGAAGAAAGCCATCTTCCTGGTATTCCGCAGTCCAGATCGCCTCTGCTCTCCCATTCTGGACAATTGCAGAAGGCGCAGACCCAACAGGCGCATTCCCCCAACCAAAGACACCTCTCTCAAAAATATGAAATTCGATCTCCTGATTCTCGCAATTCTCTGCCCCTGCAACAAGGGACACAGCACTTCCCTCAAAAACATCTATAACATCTATGGTTGCTCCTGGCCTTCCTGCACCTTCCCACCTTGCAGAAACAAGCTCGCATTCACTTTCGGCCTGTTCAGGAGCCTCAAGCTGATATGCGGCAGGAGAAACATGAGAGGGTGCTCCTGGAAACTGCCTCTCACGATCAGCTTGTCGTACATCTGATGAAGGTGCTGCTCGCGTGGCCGGCCGGCCGGAAGGTTGCCGATCCGGACTACTCGGACCTGTTGCCTGGACTCGAGACTCTGGGCTCGTTGAAGGCGTTGCAGGAGCTTGAGGCTGGCTAACTGGGCTTGCGCTTGTTGAAGGTGATTCCGGAACTGGAGCCTGGGCCGGGTTTGCCTCAGTTTCAGGAGCAGGCCGTGATACCTCCTGCGTTGCAGGAGCTTGCGGTTGCTGTGTTTGGAGTTCTCGCTGCCTCGGCCTTTCTCCGCAGCAGCTCTTGCCTGAGAAAGCTCCGCAGCTGTACGAGTACTCAAACTCATTGGAAGTGCACGCTGTCGGACTGCACCGGTATGCAAGATTCCTGGTAATGCCTTGCCGCTCGCATTCAGTGATCGCTTCCTGGATATCGAGAGAAGCGCTACTAATGAATTTCTGGGTTGGTGTTATTGTAGATGAAGGAACCGCAGGAACAAGAGCAAAACCATAGGGATTTGCAACCCTTGTAACATCAATGCTATAGCTGGCAGGAGAATCCCGATCAAGAGTTACCCTTACTTTATTTTCTCCAAATTGAATGAATGGTCTTATACTATTTGCCGTAAGGCTGCCTGCAGGCTTCCCTGTTAAAGGATAAATCTCAACATCAATGTTGTCTCCAACAACATCAACAACATCAAGGTTAAGGAGGATCCTGTTAAACTCAGGGATCTGCTCAAAGAAAACCAGCCCAATGCATCTCTGGCCTTGGCTGTTCATGCAGAGGTTTGCCGCATTCTGCTCTGTAAACTCTGAATCAGGCCTTGCCTCAAATACATAAGCGAGTCTTGCGCTCGGCTCAGCCAGGCTAGGAACAGCAAGGAGGCTCATAATTCCAAAAACAAACATGCTCGCAAGCCAAGTCAGCAGAATTCCCCGTATTGAGACCTGAAAGCAGTCTTTCACAGCCTCTTTATTCGAATATACCTATATATAATTATCGTTGCCCGCAGGCCAGAAACCCTACCCCCTCAAAAACTCATGCCCAAACTTCTTCCTCTGCCTCTCCAGCCAGCTATAGACGCTCGCATGGGAATTGCCTTTCAGCAGATTCTCAATAGCCCGTCTCGCCAATGTTACGTTCTCAGCCCGTCCGATGATGCATATCGTCTTGCCATACACAGAAATCTGCGAATCAGTCAGTGTCTCAATTGTTTCCCGGCATTTTCCCTTCTCCCCAATAACCCTTCCTCTGGCCCTGGCAAGGCCGTTCTTGCTGAACTCCCCAAGGGAAATCACATCCAATACATAATCCTGCTTGAACAGCTGCATCGCAGTATCAGGATTAAATCCCCTGCCAATGGCCCGGACAACCTCAAGCATTGTGAACAGGGCAAGCGCATCCTCTCCCTTCAGCAGGCAGTCTCCTTCCTCCGAGTCCACATCTATCTTGACTTCAGCAGTGCTCTCCAGCCTTTTCTTTACCTCTCCATTCTTCCCGATAAGCACAGCTACGCGATCCTTAGGTATCTTCAGTTCATACACATATTCTGCCATAGTCAGCTGCAAACCCCCTATTATTTTTAAATGTTACATCGCTCAACAATCCGCATAAGTCTCTTTACGATTCTCTCCTGGTCGCTCTTGACCCCGAGCTTCTCAAAATAGCTGCAAATATTTCTCACATCTCGCCTGAGAAACTCCCAAAACCGCGGGTTCTTCACCCCCGTGCAATGCGAGAAATCAATAAACACAGGCCGTTCATGGTAATTCAGCACATTAAACGCAGATAAATCTCCATGCACAAATCCAAGAGCAGCAAGCCGCTCTATGTCCTTTAAGGTCTCCCTGAAAAAAATAGCCGGATGCCCTGGAATAGCGTGCTTCAGCTTCGGGCTGGCTTCCGAATTCCCAATAAAGCTCATCACAATCACATTGTTTGCAAAAGCCAGCGGAACCGGAGCCTCAACACCCGCTTCCCTTGCCTTCAGCAGGTTCTTGAATTCCCTTCTGCACCACGCAAAGATGACGTGTCTCCTGCTTCTCCTGAGATTCTCGAATCTTGGATCGCCCTGGATGTACTCAAACATCCTGTTGAAATCCGCATTCTCCAGCCTATAGATCTTCAAAATGACTTTTTCGTCCCCTTTTGCAGCAACAAATACGTTCGCTTCCTTTCCCATAGAGACCGGGCCAATCAGGCCGTCAAAATTGCCCTGTGAAAGCAGCTTAAAGATGGTCCGATTCGTGAACGCATCAAACACAGTATGCTCAGTCTTGAATTTCTCGCGTGTTATCCGTGCCATATCCTTGAAATGACGCTCTCCTTTTTAAAGCATTCCGTCTTCTCATCATGCATGGAGAGCGAAAAATTGATGCAGATCTTTGCAACTGTAGCTGCTGAGCCGAGGTATTTTTTAGCGAGGTATATCCTAGATCCGCATACCCCTCTTACCGCTGCAGAAATAAACAAGGAAATTGAAGCAGCATACCCTGATATCTATCACACCTTCTTTGCTCAGCGTTCCTTATCCTATGCTTGGAACCTTTGTGCCAAGGGAATGGCCTCAATAGGCTTGGTTTCCAAAACCACAAAGCCTGCCTCTGTATTTTGGGAAAAGGAAGAGATAGATGCAGCTGCGGTCAGGGCAACCCCTCTGGTCAATGAGCTTGAACCATGGGTTCATGATTGGTGGGGCAAAGAGATTACATTGAACTTCCATGCCTCTGCTTTTCTCACCTATCCCCGCTCAGAAAAGAAAGAGGCTATCTACTATCGCGCTCTCATGCTTTACCTGCTGTCAAAAAACCCAACCATGGCCATCAGAGACATTTCTGAAGAACTCTATCCAATCTATAAACGAGTAACTCATCAGAAGCGTAAAAATGGGAAAATAGCCCGTTCTCCAGTATACACCCATTTCCATGTTTACAGGCACATGCGCGCTCTCGAAGACCTTGGTGCAATAGCCCTAAAAGGCGAGGGAGCACAAACATACTCAGATAAGCAGGTCACGCTAAAGGATTTGGGGGAGTATGTATCAGAAGAATTCATCAGCCCTGTTTTTGAGAAGGAGCCAAAGAACAGAAAATTCTATCGGTCTCAACTCTTTGAACTCCTTCATATGCACTACACCGGCTAAGGTGAAAAAGTCTGGCTAAAATTCTATGCATGGCATCTCCAAGCTACTGATAGCTAAAGTGTACAGATTAAAGATTGAAAGAGAGATCCATGACAATAAAAGTACTGAGAGGGCTATTGAAAGATGGTAAGAAGTGTTTGTAAAATGCAAGGTTAATATCACTAAATTATCCGGTTCACTCTAAATCTCCTCAAATAACCTCCCAATTTCCTTCAAATCCAGATGTATTGCATTTATCTCTGTTATCCTTTCTGATGCTTTATCTGTGAATCCATTTTTTGAAATGAATAAGAATGTATATTCTCCTGTGAAATTAATAAATTTGGATTTTCTCATAAGGTCATCAACAACGCTTATATCTGCTGGGTCATTAGTCCATTTGACCTCGCCCACCAATATTCTTCTAGTTTTGCGATTATATCCAACAATATCTATCTCTTCTCCAGTTCTGTTCCACCAGCTGCCAATATTCTCAAAATCTATAATATGGCCATTTAATCCTTTGTTTATGTATCCGATAAGCAATTCTTTGCATATTTCTTCAAATACTCGTCCAGTATGGGCATTAAGATTTTCTTTTATATCCTCCTCTGCAATCTTAATGTTGCCTAAATTTAGGGCAGTTTGGTTTGGGAATATGAATTTATACCAAAAGTTAAAGAAGTTATCTTTTAAGCCATACCTGCCAAGCCGTTCCTGGCCTAGTACTGGGTCTTTTCTTCCAAGCAGCTCTAGCAGTTCATCCAATCTTTTGATATATGCCGGCAGAGTATTTGTGTCTATCCCTGTAAAATCTCCTATCTCTTTGACATTTTCTTTGCCTGCAGATGCCGCCTGGAGAATGGAGTTATATTTGGCGTGTATTCTTACATTCTCGTATTCTATCAGGTTTTTTGGTTCTTCAAATAATTCAGCGCCTTTTTTTAATAAAAGTTCAAATATTTTTTTGTGTATGTTCCCCTCTGTCTTTTTGACTTTTTCAAGATAGTAGGGTGTTCCTCCAAATACTGCGTAAG containing:
- a CDS encoding ATP-binding protein — translated: METRTFYDRKQEIKLLKEEFANLQSGKMFVVYGRRRVGKTELIRQFIKSIPENKMYFYVDLVEKQGILDSISKTVQEQLGETRKFADFNDFLDFIALKSENSFVLVIDEFQRFLEVSPQFITQLQNHWDQKLKNKKIMLILVGSSIGMIQKITNSKAGALYGGATRIKISPFKYADFRLMFKELSEEERIITYAVFGGTPYYLEKVKKTEGNIHKKIFELLLKKGAELFEEPKNLIEYENVRIHAKYNSILQAASAGKENVKEIGDFTGIDTNTLPAYIKRLDELLELLGRKDPVLGQERLGRYGLKDNFFNFWYKFIFPNQTALNLGNIKIAEEDIKENLNAHTGRVFEEICKELLIGYINKGLNGHIIDFENIGSWWNRTGEEIDIVGYNRKTRRILVGEVKWTNDPADISVVDDLMRKSKFINFTGEYTFLFISKNGFTDKASERITEINAIHLDLKEIGRLFEEI